In Oryza brachyantha chromosome 1, ObraRS2, whole genome shotgun sequence, the following are encoded in one genomic region:
- the LOC102711308 gene encoding agamous-like MADS-box protein AGL80 has product MARKKIILDRIPNDATRRATFKKRRRGLVKKASELATLCDVDTCLVVYGEGETEPEVWPSMEGAKAVLEHFKALPEMDQCKKMMNQEDFLRQRITKLMEQIRKMGRENHERETTLLLHQALSGHLGNYNGITVEQLTSLDCIVSTKLKVVSDCLAELRAQNDVLVSPLPVLLPLSPAPPSMAAPVMAARHAFATSAILGPPPGFEGININQVDHDQNSWLMDVAKNGGDLGALVFSGFVGTSNGASTSTSSLDMNVFSTNPDMAGYGWSWDDSVGLSFPPM; this is encoded by the coding sequence ATGGCTCGCAAAAAGATCATCCTTGACCGCATCCCGAACGATGCAACTAGGCGCGCGACGTTCAAGAAGCGCCGTCGGGGCCTGGTGAAGAAGGCAAGCGAGCTAGCTACGCTTTGTGATGTCGACACTTGCTTGGTAGTGTACGGCGAGGGGGAGACAGAACCAGAGGTGTGGCCTTCGATGGAGGGCGCCAAGGCCGTCCTCGAGCACTTCAAGGCGCTACCGGAGATGGATCAGTGCAAGAAGATGATGAACCAGGAGGACTTCCTCAGGCAGCGCATCACCAAGCTCATGGAGCAGATACGTAAAATGGGTCGCGAGAACCATGAGCGCGAAACCACGCTGCTGCTCCACCAGGCCCTCTCCGGTCACCTCGGCAACTACAATGGCATCACAGTCGAGCAGCTCACCAGCCTCGACTGCATTGTGAGCACCAAGCTCAAGGTTGTCTCCGATTGCCTTGCTGAGCTCCGTGCGCAGAACGACGTGTTGGTGTCACCACTACCGGTGCTCCTGCCGCTGTCGCCTGCTCCTCCGTCAATGGCAGCGCCTGTCATGGCAGCACGCCATGCCTTCGCCACCTCCGCCATACTGGGCCCGCCACCGGGCTTTGAGGGGATAAACATCAACCAAGTTGACCATGACCAGAACTCCTGGCTCATGGACGTCGCCAAGAATGGAGGCGACCTTGGCGCCTTGGTCTTTAGTGGCTTTGTCGGCACCTCCAACGGTGCCAGCACAAGCACCTCCAGCCTAGACATGAATGTTTTCTCCACCAACCCGGATATGGCGGGGTACGGGTGGTCTTGGGATGACTCTGTCGGCCTTTCTTTCCCTCCCATGTAA